From the Lathyrus oleraceus cultivar Zhongwan6 chromosome 4, CAAS_Psat_ZW6_1.0, whole genome shotgun sequence genome, one window contains:
- the LOC127076350 gene encoding eukaryotic initiation factor 4A-10, producing MAGLAPEGSQFDGQQYDSKMNELLATDGQEFFTSYDEVYDSFDAMGLQENLLRGIYAYGFERPSAIQQRGIVPFCKGLDVIQQAQSGTGKTATFCSGILQQLDYGLVQCQALVLAPTRELAQQIEKVMRALGDFLGVKVHACVGGTSVREDQRILQAGVHTVVGTPGRVFDMLRRQSLRSDCIKMFVLDEADEMLSRGFKDQIYDIFQLLPGKIQVGVFSATMPPEALEITRKFMNKPVRILVKRDELTLEGIKQFYVNVDKEEWKLETLCDLYETLAITQSVIFVNTRRKVDWLTDKMRSRDHTVSATHGDMDQNTRDIIMREFRSGSSRVLITTDLLARGIDVQQVSLVINYDLPTQPENYLHRIGRSGRFGRKGVSINFVTLDDARMLADIQKFYNVTIEELPSNVADLL from the exons ATGGCAGGTTTGGCTCCAGAAGGATCCCAATTTGATGGTCAACAATATGACTCTAAGATGAATGAACT GCTTGCAACTGACGGGCAAGAGTTTTTCACCTCATATGATGAAGTCTATGATAGCTTTGATGCTATGGGGCTGCAGGAAAATCTTCTCCGAGGCATATATGCCTACG GTTTTGAGAGGCCTTCCGCAATCCAGCAAAGGGGAATTGTTCCTTTCTGCAAAGGTCTTGATGTGATTCAACAGGCTCAGTCAGGAACTGGAAAGACAGCGACATTCTGTTCTGGAATTTTACAGCAACTTGATTATGGATTGGTTCAATGCCAAGCTTTGGTTTTGGCCCCAACAAGGGAGCTAGCTCAACAGATTGAGAAGGTTATGCGAGCTCTTGGTGATTTCCTTGGTGTTAAGGTTCATGCTTGTGTTGGTGGGACTAGTGTTCGTGAGGATCAACGCATTCTCCAAGCTGGTGTTCACACTGTTGTTGGTACTCCCGGGCGTGTGTTCGACATGTTGCGAAGGCAGTCTCTTCGCTCTGATTGCATCAAGATGTTTGTTCTGGATGAAGCTGATGAAATGCTTTCACGTGGTTTCAAGGATCAG ATCTATGATATCTTCCAGCTGCTACCTGGCAAAATTCAGGTTGGAGTATTCTCTGCTACAATGCCACCTGAAGCTCTTGAGATTACTAGGAAGTTCATGAACAAGCCAGTGAGAATTCTGGTGAAACGTGACGAGCTGACTCTGGAGGGTATCAAGCAGTTTTACGTCAATGTCGACAAGGAAGAATGGAAGCTAGAGACACTATGCGACCTCTATGAGACACTGGCCATCACTCAGAGTGTCATTTTTGTGAACACAAGGCGCAAAGTGGACTGGCTCACCGACAAGATGCGAAGCAGAGATCATACAGTCTCGGCCACTCACGGTGACATGGACCAGAACACTAGGGACATCATCATGCGTGAGTTTCGGTCTGGCTCTTCTCGTGTTCTCATTACCACTGACCTCCTGGCCCGTGGTATCGATGTGCAGCAGGTGTCTTTGGTCATCAACTATGATCTCCCAACTCAACCTGAAAACTATCTCCACCGCATTGGTCGTAGTGGACGATTTGGAAGAAAAGGTGTTTCTATTAACTTTGTGACATTGGATGATGCTAGAATGCTGGCTGATATTCAGAAATTCTACAATGTGACTATAGAGGAGCTGCCATCCAATGTTGCTGATTTGCTCTGA